Proteins co-encoded in one Desulfitobacterium hafniense DCB-2 genomic window:
- a CDS encoding molybdopterin-dependent oxidoreductase, producing the protein MTKFFDKINEMTISRRNFIKASTAAAASLSLVGCGNTLTTTNAGQAANEEGTWITAACWHNCGGRCLNKALVVDGVVVRQKTDDTHPDSPDYPQQRGCARGRSQRQQIFGADRLRYPMKRKNWNPGDGGKRELRGKDEWVRISWEEALDHVAAELKRVKETYGNKAILAKSTGPALNAYGGAMTYWGCTSDGAWPKPQQFMNGGRSRGSNDRLDLRNSKLIVLWGANPVWSSGGNPAYNFKQAKEAGAKFIIVDPLYNDTAQLLADQWIPVRPGTDTALLLGMAHYMITNNLHDQEFLDKYCVGFDAEHMPEGADPKENFKDYVLGTYDGTPKTPEWASEHCGTDPDLIRSFAHEVAVTKPMTFTSSSAAARTSVGEQFCQAFLTVGWMTGNVGKPGASVCSNNRHNTQSYGGPALVKAGGAGGKSPANPVYKEPTFPGPDPFKTDWHGIVIDEAWDAVINGEYTAGVRGKQPCDIRMIWNIGSGNVLNQNTDIMKGIEAFRKVEFVVTSAHFLTATAQYADIVLPATTEWERLGGFLTGNPEMIIFYSQITQPMFEAKDDDWMYAEIGKRLGLDPADFDPLSPEQKLFNMVAGCTVMKEDGSGYEKLVTITAEDIAALGVKGTPQEGRISYQEFKEQGVYQVPRSPGDQYTYIDYKDFIEDPEKNPLGTESGKFQIHSQGLADTINAYGWNTLAPIPKYQYVTEGYEETFANFEKKEKSGYPLQLTTIHYARRSHSTLDNISWLREAFQNRLYIHPADAAARGIAKNDIVKISSRHGQVIRPVYITERIMPGTLTLGQGAWAEVDDETGICKAGATNVLNGGLPTGQGVQAYNTCNVQVEKYDSKLETDYLWPKRIVAAQGGNK; encoded by the coding sequence ATGACAAAGTTCTTTGATAAGATCAATGAAATGACAATCAGCCGCAGAAACTTCATTAAAGCCAGTACCGCTGCTGCTGCCAGCTTATCTTTAGTGGGCTGTGGCAATACTCTGACCACCACCAATGCGGGTCAGGCTGCCAATGAAGAAGGAACATGGATTACAGCGGCTTGCTGGCATAACTGCGGCGGACGCTGCCTGAACAAGGCCTTGGTGGTGGACGGCGTCGTTGTCCGTCAAAAAACCGATGACACCCATCCGGACAGCCCGGATTATCCACAGCAAAGGGGCTGCGCCAGAGGGAGATCCCAGCGCCAGCAGATTTTTGGCGCCGATCGCTTAAGATACCCCATGAAACGCAAAAATTGGAACCCAGGGGACGGCGGCAAGAGAGAGCTCCGGGGTAAAGATGAGTGGGTAAGAATTTCCTGGGAAGAAGCCCTGGATCATGTCGCCGCCGAATTAAAACGTGTCAAAGAAACCTATGGCAATAAAGCCATTCTCGCTAAAAGCACGGGTCCGGCTCTTAATGCTTACGGCGGAGCTATGACCTACTGGGGTTGTACTTCAGATGGAGCATGGCCAAAACCTCAGCAATTTATGAACGGCGGCCGTTCCAGAGGCTCCAACGACCGCTTGGATCTGAGAAACTCCAAACTCATTGTCTTGTGGGGAGCTAATCCCGTATGGAGCAGTGGCGGCAATCCTGCCTATAACTTTAAACAGGCCAAAGAAGCAGGGGCCAAATTCATTATCGTCGATCCACTCTATAACGACACAGCCCAACTCCTTGCCGATCAGTGGATTCCGGTAAGACCTGGAACCGATACGGCCTTATTGTTGGGAATGGCCCATTATATGATCACCAATAACCTCCATGATCAGGAATTCCTCGATAAATACTGCGTGGGCTTTGATGCCGAGCATATGCCGGAAGGTGCTGATCCGAAAGAGAACTTTAAGGATTATGTTCTGGGAACCTATGACGGCACACCCAAAACTCCGGAATGGGCTTCCGAGCATTGCGGAACCGATCCGGATCTGATCCGCTCTTTCGCTCATGAGGTTGCCGTGACGAAACCCATGACCTTCACCAGTTCCTCGGCAGCGGCCAGAACCTCCGTAGGGGAACAATTCTGCCAGGCCTTCCTGACCGTGGGCTGGATGACCGGAAATGTAGGGAAACCAGGGGCCAGCGTCTGCTCCAATAACCGTCATAATACCCAAAGCTATGGCGGACCGGCTCTTGTCAAAGCGGGAGGTGCCGGCGGCAAATCTCCGGCTAATCCTGTCTATAAAGAGCCTACCTTCCCCGGCCCCGATCCTTTTAAAACAGACTGGCATGGCATCGTTATCGACGAAGCCTGGGACGCGGTGATCAATGGGGAGTACACTGCAGGAGTAAGAGGCAAACAGCCCTGCGATATCCGCATGATTTGGAATATCGGCTCGGGCAATGTGCTCAACCAGAATACCGATATCATGAAAGGAATCGAAGCCTTCCGCAAAGTTGAATTTGTGGTAACATCGGCCCATTTCCTTACCGCCACGGCCCAATATGCAGATATCGTGCTTCCGGCTACCACCGAGTGGGAAAGACTGGGCGGTTTCTTAACGGGCAACCCGGAAATGATCATTTTCTACAGCCAAATCACCCAACCCATGTTTGAGGCCAAAGATGATGATTGGATGTATGCCGAGATCGGCAAGCGGCTGGGCTTGGATCCTGCTGATTTTGATCCCCTTTCCCCTGAGCAGAAGCTCTTCAATATGGTGGCCGGCTGCACCGTGATGAAGGAAGACGGCTCAGGCTATGAGAAGCTGGTGACCATTACCGCTGAGGATATTGCCGCCCTGGGAGTGAAAGGGACTCCCCAGGAAGGCCGCATCAGCTATCAAGAATTTAAGGAACAAGGAGTCTATCAGGTGCCCCGTTCCCCTGGAGACCAATACACCTATATTGACTATAAAGACTTCATTGAGGACCCTGAAAAGAACCCGCTGGGCACCGAAAGCGGCAAATTCCAAATCCACAGCCAAGGCTTGGCCGATACGATCAATGCTTATGGCTGGAACACCTTAGCTCCCATCCCTAAGTATCAATATGTTACTGAAGGTTATGAAGAGACCTTCGCCAACTTTGAGAAGAAAGAGAAGAGCGGCTATCCGCTCCAGCTCACCACGATCCACTATGCACGCCGCAGCCATTCCACCTTGGATAATATCTCCTGGCTCAGAGAGGCGTTCCAAAACAGACTTTATATTCATCCTGCCGATGCTGCCGCCAGAGGAATCGCTAAAAATGATATCGTGAAAATCAGCAGCCGTCATGGCCAAGTGATCCGGCCTGTGTATATCACAGAGAGAATCATGCCGGGAACCCTTACTTTAGGTCAGGGCGCTTGGGCGGAAGTGGACGACGAAACCGGTATCTGTAAGGCAGGCGCCACCAATGTACTGAATGGAGGACTTCCTACCGGACAAGGGGTGCAGGCATACAACACATGTAATGTTCAAGTCGAGAAGTATGACAGCAAACTGGAAACCGACTATTTATGGCCCAAACGGATTGTTGCTGCACAAGGGGGGAATAAATAA
- a CDS encoding dimethyl sulfoxide reductase anchor subunit family protein, whose amino-acid sequence MGGETALLIFSFCMQAAIGIMLFMTLSHQLYKGKVFKGAAATAAGLSVIGVLASLAHLGQPFHALNSLFNLGSSWLSREVLFSGMFMGVAVLYALVQWFKADASALSAGLRWLGSGIGLIAVFSMSKLYTTASVPVWQGINTFVDFYATAIAVGALLFLAVSMKELQNADKKIFGYLVLAAVIIQAAVAIPYAINLGLGGPAAQASAAILGGMSLIITVKWILVLGGAVILLWPTLQKSAKPENQSSSLLYASLAALICGQFIGRYVFYAGMVASTIGLT is encoded by the coding sequence ATGGGAGGAGAAACAGCGTTATTGATTTTTTCCTTTTGCATGCAGGCCGCAATCGGGATCATGCTTTTCATGACTCTAAGTCATCAGCTGTATAAAGGAAAAGTCTTCAAAGGTGCAGCGGCAACAGCCGCCGGATTAAGTGTCATTGGTGTTCTGGCTTCTTTGGCCCATCTGGGCCAACCGTTTCACGCCTTGAACTCCCTGTTCAATCTGGGCAGCTCATGGCTGAGCCGGGAAGTGCTCTTTAGCGGAATGTTCATGGGTGTTGCCGTCCTCTATGCCCTGGTCCAATGGTTTAAAGCGGATGCTTCCGCTTTAAGCGCCGGACTGCGGTGGCTGGGCAGCGGTATCGGTCTGATTGCCGTATTTTCCATGAGCAAGCTCTACACCACCGCTTCCGTACCGGTCTGGCAGGGGATCAATACTTTCGTGGACTTCTATGCCACAGCCATTGCTGTGGGGGCCCTTTTGTTCCTCGCCGTAAGCATGAAAGAACTGCAAAATGCCGATAAAAAGATCTTCGGTTATCTGGTTTTAGCTGCGGTGATTATTCAAGCCGCAGTGGCCATACCTTATGCCATCAACTTAGGCCTGGGAGGACCGGCTGCTCAAGCCAGTGCGGCAATCCTCGGCGGTATGAGTTTGATCATTACAGTGAAATGGATTCTGGTTCTGGGCGGAGCCGTTATTCTGCTCTGGCCTACTCTGCAAAAATCCGCCAAGCCTGAGAACCAATCCTCCAGCCTGCTTTACGCTTCCTTAGCCGCCCTGATCTGCGGACAATTTATCGGCCGCTATGTGTTTTACGCAGGGATGGTGGCGTCGACGATTGGGCTGACCTAA
- a CDS encoding ABC transporter ATP-binding protein — MLLEGKNICFRYGQPWLLQDINLQLEEGERVGLIGPSGCGKSTLAKILSGYLKPIRGEVLLAGKPLPEKGYCPVQLIYQHPEKALNPRWKLGASLAEGWEPDDQTLEELGIEKEWLKRYPNELSGGELQRFCIARVLGHPTRFILADEISTMLDVITQAQIWDVLLKIIKERNMGLLTVTHNRALAEKICTRLIHFEDL; from the coding sequence ATGCTTCTTGAGGGAAAAAATATTTGCTTCCGCTATGGCCAACCTTGGCTTCTTCAGGATATCAATCTTCAGCTTGAAGAAGGGGAGAGGGTGGGACTGATTGGGCCTTCCGGGTGTGGCAAAAGCACCCTGGCCAAAATCCTCTCCGGTTATCTTAAACCAATCCGGGGAGAGGTATTGCTGGCCGGCAAGCCTTTACCAGAAAAGGGCTATTGTCCGGTTCAACTCATCTATCAGCACCCTGAAAAAGCCCTCAATCCCCGCTGGAAGCTGGGAGCCTCCCTGGCGGAGGGGTGGGAGCCTGATGACCAAACCCTTGAGGAACTGGGGATTGAGAAGGAATGGCTGAAACGCTATCCCAACGAGCTTTCAGGAGGAGAATTGCAGCGCTTCTGTATCGCCCGGGTGCTGGGCCACCCGACCCGCTTTATCCTCGCCGATGAAATAAGCACCATGCTGGATGTGATCACCCAGGCTCAGATTTGGGATGTGTTGCTGAAGATCATCAAAGAGCGCAATATGGGGTTGTTGACCGTCACCCATAACCGCGCTCTTGCTGAAAAGATTTGTACACGTCTTATTCATTTTGAAGATCTCTGA
- a CDS encoding DMSO/selenate family reductase complex B subunit, which yields MAQYGFYFDMTACGGCKTCQIACNDRNDLKPGTLFRRVKGFEGGKFPTPWIYYLSITCNHCKEPKCVEGCPTQAMHKLENGIVAHDKSKCIGCRYCTWSCPYGVPQFIEETGQVSKCDMCQNLVEKGENPACVDACTMRAIKWGELDELRAKYGADAVSDLPVLPSSAKTTPSVLIKPKTVALNKEFIVKED from the coding sequence ATGGCGCAATATGGATTCTACTTTGATATGACCGCTTGTGGCGGATGCAAAACCTGCCAAATTGCTTGTAACGATCGCAATGACCTGAAGCCCGGAACTTTGTTCAGAAGAGTTAAAGGCTTTGAAGGCGGGAAGTTCCCCACGCCTTGGATTTACTACCTTTCCATCACCTGCAACCACTGCAAAGAACCTAAATGTGTGGAAGGCTGCCCAACTCAGGCTATGCATAAGCTGGAGAATGGGATTGTCGCCCACGATAAAAGCAAATGCATCGGCTGCCGTTATTGCACTTGGAGCTGCCCTTATGGGGTTCCTCAATTTATCGAAGAAACCGGCCAGGTCAGCAAATGCGATATGTGCCAAAACTTAGTGGAAAAAGGGGAGAACCCTGCCTGCGTCGATGCCTGCACCATGAGAGCTATCAAATGGGGAGAGCTTGACGAACTGCGGGCAAAATATGGGGCGGATGCCGTAAGTGACTTGCCGGTGCTGCCCAGCTCTGCCAAAACAACCCCCTCCGTTCTGATCAAACCCAAAACCGTTGCTCTCAATAAAGAATTTATAGTGAAGGAGGACTGA
- a CDS encoding dimethyl sulfoxide reductase anchor subunit family protein yields the protein MYSGEWSLILFSILTQCAVGIWVVAVGLRTFLTGKTAPEIVAKLTRRPLLVVGPLMCVALVISIFHLGSPTQAYASVANLLTSWLSREIVFSGLFLFFWVISIVFYRREAPGTALGWFTSALGLIAVFSMSSIYYTTPIPAWASANTYISFFATMLILGAVVCALFMKTVRDFPNVPEVRGLLWKLSILTLGVLLVQLAFFLFNSESYSLLPLLYCTLLFLGGINFVVYSFQNFKNPGKSLRSVFYLSFILLFSAQIIGRYLFYAGAIPIMG from the coding sequence ATGTATAGCGGTGAATGGTCTTTAATTCTTTTCAGTATTCTGACTCAATGTGCGGTAGGGATCTGGGTCGTTGCCGTAGGGCTGAGAACCTTTCTGACCGGCAAAACAGCACCTGAGATTGTAGCTAAACTAACCCGGCGCCCCCTTTTGGTGGTAGGTCCTCTCATGTGTGTCGCCTTAGTGATCTCTATATTTCACCTTGGTTCACCCACACAGGCTTATGCATCGGTAGCTAATTTGCTTACGTCATGGCTGAGCCGTGAGATTGTCTTCAGCGGGTTGTTTTTATTCTTCTGGGTGATCTCGATTGTCTTCTACCGGCGGGAGGCGCCGGGCACGGCTTTAGGATGGTTCACTTCCGCCCTGGGGCTGATTGCCGTATTCAGTATGTCCAGTATCTATTACACGACGCCTATTCCTGCTTGGGCCTCTGCCAATACCTACATTAGTTTTTTCGCCACCATGCTTATTCTGGGAGCCGTTGTCTGTGCCTTATTTATGAAGACCGTCAGGGATTTTCCGAATGTTCCGGAGGTAAGAGGTTTGCTTTGGAAGCTGTCAATCCTTACCCTGGGAGTATTGCTGGTTCAGTTGGCTTTCTTCCTTTTCAACTCCGAGTCATACTCTTTGCTGCCCCTGCTTTACTGTACACTTTTGTTTCTGGGCGGAATCAACTTTGTGGTGTATAGCTTTCAAAACTTTAAAAACCCAGGCAAAAGCTTGCGCTCCGTTTTTTATCTCAGCTTCATCCTGCTCTTCAGCGCCCAAATAATCGGACGCTACCTGTTTTACGCCGGTGCCATACCCATCATGGGATGA
- a CDS encoding 4Fe-4S dicluster domain-containing protein: MGYLGFYFDMTACIGCRTCQIACKDKNDLKVGTIFRQARTYEVGVYPAPGAYHYSGSCNHCAQPKCVEGCPTGAMHVAEDGTVQHDRGKCIGCRYCTWACPYGVPQFIKDLGKVGKCDGCKDLRDEGKNPVCVDACPMRALEWGDTDELKAKHGDTTSELAILPEASRTKPSLVIKAKRIAAQKDFRYKEV, translated from the coding sequence ATGGGTTATTTGGGATTCTATTTTGATATGACGGCCTGTATTGGCTGCAGAACCTGTCAGATTGCCTGTAAAGATAAAAATGATTTGAAAGTAGGCACGATCTTTAGGCAAGCCAGAACCTACGAAGTAGGGGTTTATCCGGCTCCCGGGGCCTACCACTATTCAGGAAGCTGCAACCATTGCGCTCAGCCTAAATGTGTGGAAGGATGTCCTACCGGGGCCATGCATGTAGCTGAAGACGGCACTGTTCAGCATGACAGAGGCAAATGTATTGGCTGCAGGTACTGTACCTGGGCTTGCCCCTATGGGGTGCCTCAATTCATCAAAGATTTGGGGAAAGTAGGAAAATGTGACGGTTGCAAGGACTTGCGCGATGAAGGCAAGAACCCCGTCTGTGTGGATGCCTGCCCGATGCGGGCCCTGGAGTGGGGAGATACGGATGAATTGAAGGCTAAACACGGTGACACCACCAGTGAATTGGCAATTCTGCCTGAAGCGTCCCGGACGAAGCCGTCCCTGGTGATCAAGGCGAAAAGAATTGCTGCTCAAAAAGACTTCAGGTATAAGGAGGTTTAA
- a CDS encoding iron reductase produces the protein MLFLNRFTKTYQKLLFALGLSIVFLLITAVTRSTVKQAGGIACFFIAGILILAVFKVLFLEFVEDPDWRMKGKKAIEFLHTCLGWIVFVLVIYHSLYFLSLAFWPQNEISPNYYITGVLALIPMSLVVTSGLDKNIMARSKEIKSSYFNHIFMTILLAVLIVIHINFQ, from the coding sequence GTGCTGTTCCTTAACCGCTTTACCAAAACCTATCAAAAGCTGCTTTTTGCTTTAGGCCTGTCCATCGTATTTCTGCTCATCACGGCGGTGACCCGAAGCACTGTTAAACAAGCCGGAGGAATAGCCTGCTTCTTTATCGCGGGCATCTTGATCCTGGCGGTGTTTAAGGTTCTCTTCCTGGAATTTGTGGAAGATCCGGATTGGCGTATGAAAGGCAAGAAAGCCATTGAATTTCTGCATACCTGCTTGGGGTGGATTGTTTTTGTCCTGGTGATCTATCATAGTTTGTACTTCTTGTCTTTAGCTTTTTGGCCGCAAAATGAAATTTCCCCCAATTACTACATCACCGGCGTCCTGGCTTTGATCCCCATGAGCTTGGTTGTGACCTCAGGCTTGGATAAAAACATCATGGCCAGAAGCAAAGAGATCAAATCCTCCTATTTTAACCATATTTTTATGACCATTCTCCTGGCGGTGCTCATCGTTATCCATATCAATTTCCAATAA
- a CDS encoding dimethyl sulfoxide reductase anchor subunit family protein yields MGESALLVFSFFMQASIGIMLFMTLGKILHADQEFKKAAYLAAGLSIIGVIASLAHLGKPLAALNSLLNVGSSWLSREVLFSGVFMGIAVLYALVQYLKVENQGIKAALRWAGSGIGLIAVFSMAKLYSTASVPVWQGANTFADFYGTTLAVGALLFLALSFKELQGKDKKILGLIVLAAVVIQAAVAVPYGINLGLGGSAAHASAEILNGLSAAVGLKWLLVLGGAGILLWPTLQQEAKSATGMIYLAGIALVCGQFIGRYIFYAAMVVTNIGLI; encoded by the coding sequence ATGGGTGAAAGCGCTTTACTGGTATTTTCCTTTTTCATGCAGGCCTCTATCGGAATTATGCTATTTATGACCCTTGGCAAGATCCTCCACGCTGATCAAGAGTTTAAGAAAGCGGCCTATCTGGCCGCCGGTTTAAGCATCATCGGCGTAATTGCTTCCCTGGCTCACTTAGGGAAACCACTGGCTGCCCTGAATTCTCTTCTCAATGTGGGAAGTTCCTGGCTGAGCAGAGAAGTCCTGTTTAGCGGTGTATTTATGGGCATCGCCGTGCTTTATGCTCTGGTCCAATATCTCAAGGTGGAGAATCAAGGGATTAAAGCAGCGCTCAGATGGGCTGGCAGCGGGATTGGCTTAATCGCCGTATTCTCCATGGCGAAACTTTATTCCACTGCTTCGGTTCCCGTTTGGCAGGGGGCCAATACCTTTGCTGATTTTTATGGAACAACCCTTGCCGTCGGCGCCTTGCTTTTCCTGGCCTTAAGTTTTAAAGAATTACAGGGTAAGGATAAAAAGATCCTTGGTTTGATCGTCCTGGCCGCCGTCGTCATTCAAGCTGCCGTAGCGGTACCCTATGGGATTAACCTGGGTCTTGGCGGGTCGGCCGCCCATGCCAGCGCCGAAATCCTCAATGGCTTGAGTGCAGCGGTTGGCTTAAAATGGCTCCTTGTTCTTGGCGGAGCAGGAATTTTGCTTTGGCCCACTCTTCAGCAGGAGGCGAAGTCTGCCACAGGGATGATTTATCTGGCCGGTATAGCTTTGGTCTGTGGTCAGTTTATTGGCCGGTATATTTTTTACGCCGCCATGGTCGTTACCAACATTGGACTAATTTAA